GCCATTGCCAGCAGAATTCATCGAAGGCAAGCGAGGGAAGCTTGCCTTTTTCTTTATCAAAAGAACGTCTCAATCTGGACAGGTTGGCCTGCTGCCAGCTATTTGATGGTCTGCGGATTTCACCCCGGTCAAAATCAATCAGCGCAAAGCCCTGCGGCCCCTTGAGGATATTTTTGGCGTTGAGATCGGCATGGTAGACGCCGCGGCGATGGAATTGGGCGATGCAAGCCCCCAGTGCTTTCCATTCAGTCTCATCCAATGGACCTTGTTCCAGCCAGGCCAGCAGGTCGCGACAGCCAGGCATCCGCTCAATCAGGATATCGGCGCTGTACCAGAGACCATATCGATGTACCCTGGCACCCACTGGGCGGGGCACGGGAAAGCCCTCCGCATGGAGCTTTTCAAGCAAAGCCAACTCGGCGATGGCGCGGGTATTCGCCATACCCGTGTACAGGTAGCTATCTTTACTGAACTTTTCCATCAGCCCACCGCGCCAGTAATGCCGCAGCACCCAGTCCTGATTGGCCTCGGGGTGGCGCACAAACCAGGTGGTATAACGCCCTTTTGAGGTACCTGTTACGGCAGCGAGCGCCTGCCAATGTTCAGGGGTGAAATGGGCCGGGTCCAGAGAGATGGACTCGCCCTGGGCAATGGCCAGGGTATAGGGCGGATGGTTTTGTTGCTGCATCGCGGGAATTCTTGTCCAAAGCGTGGAACCTGCGGCCATTCTACATTAAGATCCGGGCTTTGCACCAAGGCCAGCCCAACCATGACATTTGATCCCAGCCTGATGAAATCCCTGTGTTTGCTCCGCCTCTCTGCTATCGGCGATGTGTGCCATGCCGTGGCCATGGTGCAGGCTATTCAGCGCCGTTATCCTGACCTCGCCATCACCTGGGTGATAGGAAAAGTGGAATATCAACTGCTCAAGCATTTACCGGGCATCGAGTTTGTGATTTTCGATAAGTCGCAG
This sequence is a window from Shewanella zhangzhouensis. Protein-coding genes within it:
- a CDS encoding 3-deoxy-D-manno-octulosonic acid kinase translates to MQQQNHPPYTLAIAQGESISLDPAHFTPEHWQALAAVTGTSKGRYTTWFVRHPEANQDWVLRHYWRGGLMEKFSKDSYLYTGMANTRAIAELALLEKLHAEGFPVPRPVGARVHRYGLWYSADILIERMPGCRDLLAWLEQGPLDETEWKALGACIAQFHRRGVYHADLNAKNILKGPQGFALIDFDRGEIRRPSNSWQQANLSRLRRSFDKEKGKLPSLAFDEFCWQWLLEGYAAA